One Roseimaritima multifibrata DNA window includes the following coding sequences:
- a CDS encoding DUF1501 domain-containing protein, protein MTPHQQSQLLQSRRRFLTNTGMGLGTSALASLIPGATHASETAETKGTHFAPKAKRVIFLFMAGAPSQLDLFDYKPDLQKLFKTELPKSVSNGQRVTAMTLGKEQLIAPSKFQFAQAGQSGLWMSELLPHLKKQTDNLCMIRSMHTDAINHDPGKTSFCTGSEIAGKPSMGAWLSYGLGSMNRDLPDYVVMSSATWSGKVNVQALYSRLWGSGFLPSKHQGSSFQATGDPVLFLSNPNGIDSEIRRRMLDSLGDINRKHFSEIGDPEIQTTIAQQEMAFRMQSSVPELTDISDESKETLEMYGPDIDKPGSYARNCLLARRMAQRDVRFIQLFHRGWDHHTRLPENLEGQCRDVDQPTAALLEDLQRHGLLEDTLVVFAGEFGRTVYGQGQLTLDNYGRDHHPRCFTAWLAGGGVRGGMTYGTTDDFSYNVVEDPVHVRDLHATMLHLLGVDHTRLTFPFQGLDQKLTGVEPSRVVKEIIL, encoded by the coding sequence ATGACGCCACATCAGCAATCCCAGCTATTACAGTCGCGTCGTCGATTCCTAACCAACACAGGGATGGGACTCGGTACGTCGGCACTCGCTTCGTTGATCCCGGGGGCAACTCATGCTTCCGAGACCGCGGAAACGAAAGGGACTCACTTTGCGCCAAAAGCCAAACGAGTGATTTTTCTGTTCATGGCCGGTGCCCCCAGCCAACTGGACTTATTTGATTACAAGCCTGACTTGCAAAAACTGTTCAAGACAGAACTTCCAAAATCGGTAAGCAACGGGCAACGCGTCACCGCCATGACCCTTGGTAAAGAACAACTAATCGCGCCTTCAAAATTCCAGTTTGCGCAGGCCGGTCAAAGCGGGCTATGGATGAGCGAACTGTTGCCGCACCTTAAAAAGCAGACCGACAACCTGTGCATGATTCGTTCGATGCATACCGATGCCATCAACCACGACCCCGGCAAGACCTCGTTTTGCACCGGGTCGGAGATCGCTGGCAAACCGAGCATGGGAGCGTGGCTGAGTTACGGCCTCGGGTCGATGAACCGCGATCTTCCCGACTATGTTGTGATGTCGTCGGCAACCTGGAGCGGCAAGGTAAATGTCCAGGCTCTCTACTCGCGGCTTTGGGGGAGTGGCTTCCTGCCATCGAAACACCAAGGATCCAGCTTCCAAGCGACCGGCGATCCGGTGTTGTTCCTATCGAACCCGAACGGCATCGATTCTGAAATTCGCAGGCGGATGCTCGATTCGCTTGGCGACATCAACCGCAAACATTTTTCAGAAATCGGCGACCCCGAAATCCAGACCACGATCGCCCAGCAAGAGATGGCGTTCCGGATGCAGTCCTCGGTCCCCGAGCTAACGGACATATCGGACGAGTCAAAAGAGACGCTCGAGATGTACGGACCCGACATCGACAAACCAGGTTCGTACGCCAGAAATTGTCTGCTGGCTCGAAGAATGGCCCAGCGAGACGTTCGCTTCATCCAACTGTTCCATCGAGGCTGGGATCACCACACGCGATTGCCCGAAAACCTAGAAGGGCAATGCCGCGACGTCGACCAACCGACCGCTGCGTTGCTTGAAGACCTCCAGCGGCATGGACTGCTAGAAGACACCCTCGTCGTCTTCGCAGGCGAATTCGGCAGGACCGTTTACGGGCAGGGTCAATTAACACTGGACAATTACGGCCGCGACCACCATCCCCGCTGCTTTACTGCCTGGTTGGCCGGTGGTGGAGTCCGAGGCGGAATGACGTACGGCACAACCGATGACTTTAGCTACAACGTCGTCGAAGATCCCGTCCACGTACGCGACCTACACGCCACGATGCTCCACCTATTGGGCGTCGACCACACACGGTTAACTTTCCCTTTCCAGGGGCTGGACCAAAAACTAACCGGCGTGGAACCAAGCCGAGTCGTGAAGGAAATCATCTTATAG
- a CDS encoding DUF1559 family PulG-like putative transporter, with the protein MSTMKPLSRNGRQAFTLVELLVVIAIIGVLVGLLLPAVQAAREAARRMQCSNNLKQLGLASHNFHDTLREFPKNYTKIGPNAWEAASANFHILPYIEQNNLYDQGQAKIMDSSLTEGQRWSFFYGTLFNTPIDGYKCPSALAAPRRGTHPNGWDGPGVNYGWSTGSRTETVWAGTRFNGMIAYSEAMRMSDVTDGLSNTLLASELLSGSGATGSSGQYPFDFFYSSNGPFNAVVDKDFPTQAELQAIGIAARDSASGVRSNNGTMWGWYGAGQSTLTTAAPPNWEYPTTGGDCCPGGAHDWGVGIVPPRSMHPGGVNAVLGDGSVRFITETINLLTFQRLGNRRDGQPLGEL; encoded by the coding sequence ATGTCAACCATGAAACCACTGTCACGTAATGGTCGACAAGCTTTTACGCTTGTCGAGCTGTTAGTTGTGATTGCGATTATTGGAGTCTTAGTCGGGCTTCTACTTCCTGCAGTGCAAGCGGCCCGTGAAGCGGCCCGGCGAATGCAGTGTTCCAATAACCTCAAGCAATTGGGGTTGGCGAGTCATAATTTCCACGACACCCTTCGTGAATTCCCTAAGAACTACACGAAAATCGGCCCGAATGCATGGGAGGCCGCAAGTGCCAATTTCCATATCTTGCCATACATCGAACAAAACAATCTCTACGATCAAGGGCAAGCCAAAATCATGGATAGCTCTTTGACGGAAGGCCAGCGATGGAGTTTCTTTTATGGAACACTCTTCAACACCCCGATCGACGGCTACAAATGCCCATCGGCGTTGGCCGCTCCACGCCGTGGGACGCACCCCAACGGTTGGGATGGACCAGGGGTTAATTATGGCTGGAGCACAGGCAGCCGGACCGAAACCGTTTGGGCAGGAACTCGATTCAATGGAATGATCGCCTATTCCGAAGCGATGCGTATGAGCGATGTTACCGACGGGTTGTCCAACACCCTGCTGGCATCGGAACTACTGTCCGGCTCCGGCGCAACGGGATCATCGGGCCAGTACCCGTTCGATTTCTTTTACTCCAGCAACGGTCCCTTCAACGCGGTTGTCGACAAAGACTTCCCCACCCAAGCGGAACTGCAAGCGATTGGAATTGCAGCACGTGACAGCGCTTCGGGAGTGCGGTCCAACAATGGAACCATGTGGGGATGGTACGGTGCCGGTCAATCGACTCTCACGACCGCCGCTCCGCCAAACTGGGAATACCCAACAACCGGCGGAGACTGCTGTCCCGGCGGTGCCCATGACTGGGGTGTTGGGATTGTGCCTCCACGGAGTATGCATCCCGGTGGTGTTAACGCAGTGCTGGGTGACGGTTCGGTTCGCTTCATCACCGAGACCATCAACCTGCTGACCTTCCAACGCCTGGGCAATCGTCGTGATGGGCAACCATTAGGCGAATTATAA
- a CDS encoding LTA synthase family protein: protein MRHMTWFQRGIAEQARNFRVLFSLVALLSLGRITWMFCLQDYWSETGTAADVAIAMLQGLRMDAVVATYAVLPAMVMMVLFFQWKSAYRISTLYRNVVVVLFAVSYPPLWFGSLNYFQAFGETYNVRMFDILDGNLGLIYSIAVEEYGLLWKLPIGAVLSLGIAAGAVWLNGRPSKLADWCSFQCQDFRPRVAAVLLLGILTPMLLRGSPGPRPIMYRDACVTSQWCLNQAVLNPYFAIKCAWKERCAVKNNEFGKRFLVQQKSSESVAILAELTQASAASDHQMVPASSAFPSRLTQGPEVQGWEHPVLDRVAEGNPNGPPSHVFMLFLESYDAWPFLPQYHQLNLVPEGRRLAKAGLHVRRFLPAANTSVDSYIATIQGLHQTDKYQQKRLPTSMVTIMQDLGYQTRSINAFSGHTIVGDRMVTEQGFEKSYFTQDIKHGGETNHHTLHDQTLYNFIEKLDFNKPTFNVVYTQSYHAPYDMDLEAVDCVVPPYPPELRSDQNHDEASRRIAYGHLKYTDRCLGKFVDKMAKRFPRALFVITGDHFGRQPFTKDNRVYEHSAVPLILYGPKILKGKKFAENVVGGHCDITPTLTQLLAPQGYQYKSLGQDLFRRKKAFIAVGTDYVMFADGTVCLRDNGTFETFPWASAKVPETVCKQRIATARKLYNASHGLGYLFAKSDLPKAIPPVALAPTGDRITRLPLATRR from the coding sequence ATGCGCCACATGACATGGTTTCAGCGTGGCATCGCTGAGCAAGCTCGGAATTTCCGAGTCCTGTTTAGCTTGGTCGCTCTCCTTTCTCTGGGACGCATTACCTGGATGTTTTGCTTGCAGGATTACTGGAGCGAGACCGGGACAGCGGCAGATGTTGCCATTGCGATGTTGCAAGGCTTAAGAATGGATGCCGTTGTCGCGACTTATGCGGTTCTCCCCGCGATGGTCATGATGGTGCTGTTCTTCCAATGGAAAAGTGCCTATCGAATTTCGACACTCTACCGAAATGTTGTCGTCGTCCTGTTTGCAGTCTCGTACCCGCCACTGTGGTTCGGCAGCCTAAATTACTTCCAGGCATTCGGCGAAACCTACAATGTTCGGATGTTCGACATTTTGGATGGGAACCTGGGCCTAATCTATTCGATCGCGGTTGAAGAATACGGACTGCTATGGAAACTGCCGATCGGTGCTGTGCTTTCGCTGGGGATAGCAGCGGGAGCCGTATGGCTGAACGGGCGACCATCAAAACTAGCCGATTGGTGTTCATTTCAGTGCCAAGACTTTCGTCCCCGCGTCGCAGCCGTCCTTCTGCTGGGGATCCTTACGCCCATGCTGCTGCGAGGATCGCCCGGCCCACGCCCAATCATGTATCGTGACGCTTGTGTCACTTCGCAGTGGTGCCTAAACCAAGCGGTGCTCAATCCCTATTTTGCGATAAAATGCGCATGGAAAGAGCGATGTGCGGTAAAAAACAATGAGTTTGGCAAACGCTTCTTGGTGCAGCAAAAATCATCCGAATCGGTCGCCATCTTGGCGGAACTTACCCAAGCTAGCGCAGCGAGCGACCACCAAATGGTGCCGGCTTCTTCAGCCTTCCCTTCGCGACTCACCCAAGGACCCGAGGTTCAAGGGTGGGAACACCCTGTCCTCGACCGAGTTGCCGAAGGAAACCCAAATGGCCCCCCCAGCCATGTGTTCATGCTATTTCTTGAAAGCTATGACGCCTGGCCGTTTCTACCGCAGTACCACCAACTAAACCTTGTCCCGGAGGGACGTCGTCTGGCGAAAGCAGGGCTTCATGTTCGACGCTTCCTACCGGCTGCCAACACATCGGTCGATTCCTACATTGCGACCATCCAAGGCCTTCATCAAACCGACAAGTATCAGCAGAAGCGACTCCCCACGTCGATGGTTACCATCATGCAAGACCTGGGGTACCAAACAAGAAGCATCAATGCATTCAGCGGGCATACGATCGTTGGTGATCGTATGGTAACCGAGCAAGGTTTTGAAAAAAGCTATTTCACTCAGGATATCAAGCATGGTGGTGAAACCAATCACCACACGCTGCACGACCAAACCCTATACAACTTTATTGAAAAACTGGATTTCAACAAACCGACTTTCAACGTCGTCTACACGCAATCCTATCACGCTCCTTACGACATGGATTTAGAAGCGGTCGACTGCGTGGTCCCCCCTTATCCTCCTGAACTTCGCAGCGACCAAAATCATGACGAAGCAAGTCGCCGGATTGCCTACGGACATCTAAAATATACCGATCGCTGCCTGGGCAAATTTGTCGACAAGATGGCCAAACGGTTCCCTCGAGCACTATTCGTAATTACCGGAGATCACTTCGGCCGCCAGCCTTTCACTAAAGACAACCGTGTTTATGAACATTCCGCCGTCCCGCTAATCCTGTACGGACCGAAGATCCTAAAAGGCAAGAAATTTGCCGAGAACGTCGTTGGCGGACACTGCGACATCACTCCGACCTTGACACAATTACTTGCCCCGCAAGGTTATCAATACAAGTCGCTCGGGCAGGACCTATTTCGCCGCAAGAAAGCTTTCATCGCCGTCGGAACGGACTACGTGATGTTTGCCGACGGGACAGTCTGCCTTCGAGATAACGGAACCTTTGAGACCTTTCCATGGGCCTCTGCCAAGGTGCCTGAAACCGTCTGCAAACAAAGAATCGCTACCGCGAGAAAACTATATAACGCCAGCCATGGCCTTGGATACCTGTTTGCGAAAAGCGATTTACCAAAGGCGATCCCACCGGTCGCGCTAGCCCCAACGGGCGATCGAATCACTCGTTTACCTCTCGCCACAAGACGGTGA
- a CDS encoding WD40/YVTN/BNR-like repeat-containing protein, whose protein sequence is MNTRPEKNASLALTRRRLLIASAASGGVLLSGIDRTWADTTDAKSTEHFWYRLAPDGPYIDSQRDNKAFGFGMGKVFLSEDNGKTWPHDAIFRNADNITFSCILENGNILFATRTRLYLSTDNLGSYKEIIVKDKDGSDYLPHRPIDPEKPGWYFHSLDGVHTWDVDGSEMLVWGNYCNVLGGAVPINIYYSTDQGQTVKIAYSFGQSPSFQQPGGTPSDLLGDPDNPVVCRHIHCVTYNPDENAFYACTGDHDRTAPDGSSQHECHWLRGTYDAKNDSWDWKVLVSVNSNSRFKSGGINFVDGQLYWAADANGKNGTMPHDRGIFRCDPADLADTTKHELLFNPHYESANMIIEDGVILSAHYAPASPYATGFMISPDMGKTWAQYDLKEFGQRSGIRFHKKNSDGWFRVDLRKGWIERGEVLFIKPKPN, encoded by the coding sequence ATGAATACACGACCTGAGAAAAACGCGTCCCTTGCATTGACTCGGCGGCGTTTGCTAATTGCTTCAGCGGCAAGTGGCGGAGTGCTGTTATCTGGAATCGACAGAACTTGGGCAGATACGACGGACGCAAAATCGACCGAACATTTCTGGTATCGCTTGGCTCCTGACGGCCCTTACATTGATTCGCAGCGAGACAATAAGGCGTTCGGTTTTGGCATGGGCAAAGTGTTCTTGTCGGAAGATAACGGGAAGACTTGGCCGCATGATGCGATCTTCCGTAATGCGGACAATATCACGTTCAGTTGCATCTTGGAAAACGGAAACATTCTGTTCGCGACGCGGACGCGTCTGTATCTCAGTACGGATAACCTCGGCAGCTACAAAGAGATTATCGTCAAAGACAAGGACGGTAGTGACTATCTTCCGCATCGACCGATCGATCCAGAGAAACCGGGTTGGTACTTTCACTCGCTCGACGGTGTCCATACTTGGGACGTCGACGGATCCGAGATGCTGGTGTGGGGCAACTACTGCAACGTTTTAGGCGGTGCGGTTCCCATTAATATTTACTATTCGACGGACCAAGGGCAGACTGTCAAGATTGCGTATTCGTTTGGCCAGAGTCCCTCCTTCCAGCAACCTGGTGGGACGCCGAGTGATCTGCTGGGCGATCCGGACAATCCTGTCGTCTGCCGGCACATCCACTGTGTAACGTACAACCCCGACGAGAACGCGTTTTACGCTTGCACTGGTGACCATGATCGGACCGCCCCTGATGGCAGCAGCCAGCATGAATGCCATTGGCTTCGAGGCACTTACGATGCCAAGAATGATTCATGGGATTGGAAGGTACTTGTTTCAGTGAATTCCAATTCACGGTTCAAATCGGGTGGCATCAACTTTGTCGATGGGCAGCTGTACTGGGCAGCCGATGCGAATGGAAAGAACGGCACGATGCCTCACGATCGTGGCATTTTTCGATGTGATCCGGCTGATCTGGCGGACACGACGAAGCACGAATTGCTGTTCAATCCTCATTACGAATCGGCCAACATGATCATCGAAGATGGTGTGATTTTGTCGGCACACTACGCGCCTGCGTCGCCTTACGCGACAGGATTTATGATTTCACCAGACATGGGCAAGACGTGGGCACAATACGATTTGAAAGAATTCGGGCAACGCAGCGGTATTCGATTTCATAAAAAGAACAGCGACGGATGGTTTCGCGTCGACCTGCGTAAGGGCTGGATCGAACGTGGCGAAGTTCTTTTCATCAAACCAAAGCCCAACTAG
- a CDS encoding ABC1 kinase family protein yields the protein MDLTDVPQLVRNADRFREVVAVLGKHGLADWLSAVPVPWLDRFRGAAPEGGLTTNARIRVALTELGTTFVKLGQVLSTRPDLVGEPLAQELAQLRANTPADDPESVIHMVELELGGRIDEFYAQFDPVAFASASIGQVHYATTLDGRSVVVKVQHTGIERRMVNDLEIMQKLCEIAEQQSERLRQYRPVKTMHEFRKTLTSELDFGRELKNMQRFRRNFENAEGVRFAEPFPELSSRRVLTMERFDGVSVSDKAQLDASGFDLEEIACRGANLFVEMIFRDGFYHADPHPGNLMVLFDSELAEEATYCPVLGVLDCGMVGRIDDSLREDLELALIAAVGQDAEKIAEVVARVGEVPLGFDKPAMVSAIADLVDDYGQQSLENFDLSGCLQEIVDIIREHRIYLPAKVAMLLKVLVMLEGTAHQLSPTFSLAELLKPYGERAMLRRFSPKQLYGRLKSTAEDWQNLIGMLPRDAAEILHNFKQGKFDVHLQHRRLEPIVNRLVMGILSAALFVGSASLWSNQVPPAIKGFSLPGFFGCAIAVAMGYSISRQIRRSSRSTQDD from the coding sequence ATGGATCTAACCGACGTCCCTCAGCTTGTTCGCAACGCGGACCGGTTTCGCGAAGTCGTCGCGGTCCTGGGTAAACATGGATTGGCCGATTGGCTGTCGGCGGTTCCCGTCCCATGGCTTGATCGATTTCGAGGCGCAGCACCCGAGGGGGGGCTGACAACCAACGCACGGATACGCGTCGCGTTGACCGAACTGGGGACGACGTTTGTGAAGCTGGGGCAGGTGCTCAGCACGCGCCCCGATCTGGTCGGCGAACCACTTGCCCAGGAACTGGCTCAGCTGCGAGCCAACACGCCAGCGGACGATCCCGAATCGGTGATCCATATGGTTGAGTTAGAACTGGGAGGAAGAATCGACGAATTCTATGCTCAGTTTGATCCCGTCGCCTTTGCCTCGGCATCCATTGGCCAAGTGCACTATGCCACGACGTTGGACGGAAGATCGGTTGTCGTAAAAGTGCAGCATACGGGTATCGAACGCCGGATGGTGAACGATTTAGAAATCATGCAGAAGCTCTGCGAGATCGCCGAGCAGCAGTCGGAACGACTTCGTCAGTACCGTCCGGTCAAGACGATGCATGAGTTCCGTAAAACGCTTACAAGTGAGTTGGATTTTGGGCGTGAATTGAAGAACATGCAGCGGTTTCGCCGCAACTTTGAAAACGCGGAAGGCGTCCGGTTCGCCGAGCCATTTCCGGAACTTAGTTCGCGGCGTGTCTTGACGATGGAGCGGTTCGATGGTGTGAGCGTTTCCGACAAAGCACAGCTTGATGCGTCCGGATTCGATCTGGAAGAAATCGCCTGTCGCGGGGCGAATCTATTTGTTGAAATGATTTTCCGAGACGGGTTCTATCATGCCGACCCTCACCCGGGAAACTTGATGGTTTTGTTCGATAGTGAATTGGCTGAGGAAGCGACGTACTGTCCGGTGTTGGGGGTGCTGGACTGCGGGATGGTTGGGCGAATCGACGATAGCTTGCGTGAGGATCTTGAATTGGCGTTGATCGCGGCTGTTGGACAGGATGCCGAAAAGATAGCCGAAGTGGTTGCCCGTGTTGGTGAAGTACCGCTTGGCTTTGATAAACCCGCGATGGTGTCGGCAATTGCAGACTTGGTCGACGACTACGGACAGCAATCCCTGGAAAATTTTGACCTGAGCGGCTGCCTGCAGGAGATCGTCGATATCATTCGTGAGCATCGTATCTACTTGCCCGCCAAAGTTGCGATGCTGCTAAAAGTGCTTGTCATGTTGGAAGGCACGGCCCATCAGCTTAGCCCTACGTTTAGCCTCGCCGAATTGCTCAAGCCGTATGGCGAGCGAGCGATGTTGCGGCGGTTTTCGCCAAAGCAGTTGTACGGTCGACTGAAATCGACTGCAGAGGATTGGCAGAATCTAATCGGCATGTTGCCAAGGGACGCCGCCGAAATTCTGCATAATTTTAAGCAGGGGAAGTTTGACGTTCATTTGCAGCACCGACGGCTGGAGCCGATCGTTAATCGCTTGGTCATGGGAATCCTGTCGGCGGCTTTGTTCGTCGGCTCCGCATCGTTATGGAGTAACCAAGTTCCGCCCGCGATCAAAGGTTTTTCTTTGCCTGGGTTCTTCGGTTGTGCAATCGCCGTCGCGATGGGCTACAGCATTTCTCGGCAAATTCGACGTTCTTCACGATCGACGCAGGATGACTAA